Proteins encoded together in one Stigmatella aurantiaca window:
- a CDS encoding CotH kinase family protein: protein MKHLRPLFFLLVALGAGCGDTGSGSTPPSVNPPPAAGAPDPGTPVTPPTSPPTSPGPLEPQEPQEPSEPQQPPAPPEVERRFELPPVQTALPEYELLIPPEAMAKFEADPWTPEQDAVFVSGGQRYNVKVRLRGASARFFVKKSWNVSFEKSAPFQGRTSLNLVAEFADATLLAEKISFDLLAAMRVPASKATFVRVKVNGVYQGPFLDIEQVNKAFLAAHDFSDGDASIYRCGWKDCEFKTVKVPYQGNWAKKTNEKEKDNALPEVLEVINYTPEPQFAATLAQHLEVEGFLRSMVLDALMSNNYVEDSESYFIHDRVTKRWVYVPWDLNNVDARWWYESTLDNRPLVNHPLFGFTLTDGWTQKMYDRRKNEPSYPGYLPVFSNLGTRVVMNPELNARLTARLRKALEEVFTPEVMNPYIDALHALVDDAMREDPYMDYAKFTAGKPFLRNFVVQRRQFILSELGRHSARKPTLVIEEFDPRAGVIVLGNRGPQAVSLAGKTLTTQLRVSLASLVTAPVGTVLPALTLAPGETRRFTASELGLTFPEKGEIGLFDGTSVVGVFDLMFYGPLPYGQRYLHGPNGWEAR, encoded by the coding sequence ATGAAACACCTACGGCCGCTCTTCTTCCTTCTCGTGGCGCTCGGCGCTGGCTGCGGGGACACCGGTTCCGGCAGCACGCCGCCCTCCGTGAACCCGCCTCCCGCCGCCGGAGCGCCGGATCCCGGAACTCCCGTCACGCCGCCCACGAGTCCTCCCACCTCGCCGGGCCCCCTGGAGCCGCAGGAGCCGCAAGAGCCCTCGGAGCCGCAACAGCCGCCCGCACCGCCCGAGGTGGAGCGCCGCTTCGAGCTGCCGCCGGTGCAGACGGCCCTGCCGGAGTACGAGCTGCTCATTCCGCCGGAGGCGATGGCGAAGTTCGAGGCCGATCCGTGGACGCCCGAGCAGGACGCGGTCTTCGTCAGCGGGGGCCAGCGCTACAACGTGAAGGTGCGCCTGCGCGGCGCCTCCGCCCGCTTCTTCGTCAAGAAGAGCTGGAACGTGAGCTTCGAGAAGAGCGCCCCCTTCCAGGGGCGCACCTCGCTCAACCTCGTGGCCGAGTTCGCCGATGCCACCCTGCTGGCGGAGAAGATCAGCTTCGACTTGCTGGCCGCGATGCGCGTGCCGGCCTCGAAGGCCACCTTCGTGCGCGTCAAGGTCAACGGCGTCTACCAGGGGCCGTTCCTCGACATCGAACAGGTGAACAAGGCCTTCCTCGCCGCGCATGACTTCAGCGACGGCGACGCCTCCATCTACCGCTGCGGCTGGAAGGACTGCGAGTTCAAGACGGTGAAGGTGCCCTACCAGGGCAACTGGGCGAAGAAGACGAACGAGAAGGAGAAGGACAACGCGCTGCCCGAGGTGCTGGAGGTCATCAATTACACGCCCGAGCCGCAGTTCGCCGCCACCCTGGCGCAGCACCTGGAGGTGGAGGGGTTCCTGCGCTCCATGGTGCTCGATGCGCTGATGTCCAACAACTACGTGGAGGACTCGGAGAGCTACTTCATCCACGACCGGGTGACGAAGCGCTGGGTGTACGTGCCCTGGGACTTGAACAACGTGGATGCGCGCTGGTGGTACGAGAGCACGCTCGACAACCGGCCCCTCGTCAACCACCCGCTCTTTGGCTTCACCCTGACGGACGGGTGGACGCAGAAGATGTACGACCGGCGCAAGAACGAGCCGAGCTACCCGGGCTACCTGCCGGTGTTCTCCAACCTGGGCACCCGCGTGGTGATGAACCCCGAGCTGAACGCGCGCCTCACCGCCCGCCTGCGCAAGGCGCTCGAGGAAGTCTTCACCCCGGAGGTGATGAACCCGTACATCGACGCGCTCCACGCGCTGGTCGATGACGCCATGAGGGAGGACCCCTACATGGACTACGCGAAGTTCACCGCAGGCAAGCCGTTCCTGCGCAACTTCGTCGTCCAGCGCCGCCAGTTCATCCTCTCGGAGCTTGGCCGCCACAGCGCCCGGAAGCCCACGCTCGTCATCGAGGAGTTCGATCCGCGCGCGGGCGTCATCGTCCTGGGCAACCGGGGCCCGCAGGCGGTGTCCCTGGCGGGCAAGACGCTGACCACCCAGCTCCGCGTGAGCCTCGCCAGCCTGGTGACGGCCCCCGTGGGCACGGTGCTGCCCGCCCTCACGCTGGCGCCCGGGGAGACCCGGCGCTTCACCGCCTCGGAGCTGGGGCTGACGTTCCCCGAGAAGGGCGAGATTGGCCTCTTCGACGGGACGAGCGTGGTGGGGGTGTTCGACCTGATGTTCTACGGGCCCCTGCCCTACGGCCAGCGCTACCTCCACGGCCCGAACGGCTGGGAGGCGCGCTGA
- a CDS encoding LVIVD repeat-containing protein: MKRFLALSLSALLPLVGCGKNENTLRWDCEFEELDLSACDTASLGAVQAEGIWNMDFDFGDGEHSPGVIQFQGTSPHVAGLPLTGKRVEPGVLLMTSELTNANGVPLRYLFAGCRASSPTKLSGVFRRCSNGTADLEGTFEAARLTRREGEAEASQVELVLELPLPAGSARDVFVSGNHAYVSAYEGGLHIFDVSTPDAPRAPGSSRLVASLKPSAGDVWNEVWVQGPAMYVASSTKGVLVYDVSKPSEPLYKKTVPGTGVDARSLSLDGNWLYVAAPYPNAEVLIFDVTKPLEPSLSKRYFVENTRPDAGERPYGVQARNGRLYVSHWSYGLAVADVTNPAQPKRLGSFTYTAASSRTAVVGTFGSRTLAFEGGQSWNSYLRVLDVTSPENITQAGEFKLRPEISVQAMALSGERLYVAYYQEGLRVLQVSPSGALEQVGYYNTWRETDTGRGASFYEGLSGIKAPGDGFIYASETSRGLLVFREQP; this comes from the coding sequence ATGAAACGTTTCCTGGCCCTGTCCCTCAGTGCACTGCTCCCCCTGGTGGGGTGCGGAAAGAATGAAAACACCCTTCGCTGGGACTGTGAGTTCGAGGAGCTGGATCTCTCCGCGTGTGACACGGCCAGCCTCGGCGCCGTCCAGGCCGAGGGTATCTGGAACATGGACTTCGACTTCGGGGATGGAGAGCACTCCCCGGGCGTCATCCAGTTCCAGGGCACCTCCCCCCACGTCGCCGGGCTTCCCCTGACCGGGAAGCGGGTGGAACCGGGGGTGCTCCTGATGACCAGCGAGCTGACGAACGCGAACGGGGTGCCGCTGCGCTACCTGTTCGCCGGGTGCAGGGCCTCGAGCCCCACGAAGCTGTCCGGGGTGTTCCGCCGGTGCTCCAACGGCACCGCAGACCTGGAGGGCACCTTCGAGGCGGCACGGCTCACCCGGCGCGAGGGCGAGGCCGAGGCCTCCCAGGTGGAGCTGGTGCTGGAGCTGCCCCTGCCGGCCGGCTCGGCCCGGGACGTGTTCGTGTCGGGCAACCACGCCTATGTCTCGGCGTACGAGGGCGGCCTCCACATCTTTGACGTCTCCACGCCGGACGCGCCCCGGGCGCCGGGCAGCTCGCGGCTGGTGGCGTCGCTGAAGCCCAGCGCGGGCGACGTGTGGAACGAGGTCTGGGTGCAGGGTCCGGCGATGTACGTGGCCTCCTCCACCAAGGGCGTCCTCGTCTATGACGTGTCGAAGCCCTCCGAGCCGCTCTACAAGAAGACGGTGCCGGGCACGGGCGTGGATGCGCGCTCGCTGTCGCTGGACGGCAACTGGCTGTACGTGGCGGCGCCGTACCCCAACGCCGAGGTGCTCATCTTCGACGTGACGAAGCCCCTGGAGCCGTCGCTCTCCAAGCGCTACTTCGTCGAGAACACCCGGCCGGACGCGGGCGAGCGCCCCTACGGGGTGCAGGCCCGCAACGGGCGGCTGTACGTGAGCCACTGGTCCTACGGCCTGGCGGTCGCGGATGTGACGAACCCCGCCCAGCCCAAGCGCCTGGGCTCCTTCACCTACACGGCGGCCAGCTCGCGCACGGCGGTGGTGGGCACCTTCGGCAGCCGCACGCTGGCGTTCGAGGGCGGCCAGTCCTGGAACTCCTACCTGCGCGTGCTGGATGTGACGTCGCCGGAGAACATCACCCAGGCGGGCGAGTTCAAGCTGCGCCCGGAGATCTCCGTCCAGGCGATGGCACTGTCGGGCGAGCGGCTTTACGTCGCGTATTACCAGGAAGGACTGCGCGTGCTCCAGGTGTCGCCCTCGGGCGCGCTGGAGCAGGTGGGCTACTACAACACCTGGCGGGAGACGGACACCGGCCGCGGGGCATCCTTCTATGAAGGTCTCAGTGGCATCAAGGCGCCCGGAGATGGCTTCATCTACGCCTCGGAGACGTCCCGGGGCCTGCTCGTCTTCCGCGAACAGCCCTGA
- a CDS encoding DUF4476 domain-containing protein, which translates to MEMNVHVDEDGMPSSQIRMQVPDADGNPQEMRQEMRVKNSGMRMEVKVKGDPGAPPPAHREVVEVQEEQPASRRRPRPPAEPVFRDCGTGRDPGCDMARDGQYAMDAETYRGFMTALKSQANEISRQEMAEKMLKRQYLTAAQYGQVLDLFVNEISRLEVATFAARRVVNPQHALGFASKWRNSISSEEYTEMIAEQQP; encoded by the coding sequence ATGGAGATGAACGTCCATGTCGACGAGGACGGCATGCCTTCCTCGCAGATCCGCATGCAGGTGCCGGACGCGGACGGCAACCCGCAGGAGATGCGGCAGGAGATGCGGGTGAAGAACAGCGGCATGCGCATGGAGGTGAAGGTGAAGGGCGACCCGGGCGCGCCCCCGCCGGCCCACCGGGAGGTGGTGGAGGTTCAGGAAGAGCAGCCCGCCTCGCGCCGCCGCCCGCGTCCCCCCGCCGAGCCCGTGTTCCGGGACTGCGGCACGGGGAGGGATCCGGGCTGTGACATGGCGCGGGATGGCCAGTACGCCATGGACGCGGAGACCTACCGGGGCTTCATGACGGCGCTCAAGTCCCAGGCCAACGAAATCTCCCGTCAGGAGATGGCCGAGAAGATGCTCAAGCGCCAGTACCTCACGGCGGCCCAGTACGGCCAGGTGTTGGATCTCTTCGTGAACGAGATCTCCCGCCTGGAGGTGGCCACCTTCGCCGCGCGCCGCGTGGTCAACCCGCAGCACGCCCTGGGCTTCGCCTCCAAGTGGCGCAACTCCATCTCCAGCGAGGAGTACACGGAGATGATCGCCGAGCAGCAGCCGTAA
- a CDS encoding tetratricopeptide repeat protein, with protein MSPYNEDGEEPFELLTPLDDRSGPARRISRQKAADMVRAALDAAATQPSSAPPKPVRRRWPRAAWAGGSLLVTAAAAAGIGHLVSAPPPEPPSSVNAPLPPEPGPPPAESAPPEVPGPVPAEPPPGEPPEAALEAEPPPGPVRKEPRPAKVLAPEDLLRMANAHRVAGRWKEADALYQRVIRAHPGGMAAYVARVASGSLRLEHLGDARGALRQFQAAQRLRPEGMLSHEASHGVAEAWRALGDRAQEAQALEQFLAGHPDSPLEAAARKRLRELTGP; from the coding sequence ATGAGTCCGTACAACGAGGACGGTGAGGAGCCCTTCGAGTTGCTCACCCCGCTGGATGACCGGTCGGGTCCCGCGCGGCGCATCTCCCGCCAGAAGGCGGCGGACATGGTGCGCGCGGCGCTGGACGCGGCGGCGACTCAGCCGTCCTCCGCGCCCCCGAAGCCCGTGCGCCGGCGGTGGCCCCGGGCCGCCTGGGCGGGAGGCTCGCTCCTGGTGACGGCGGCGGCGGCGGCGGGCATCGGCCACCTCGTCTCCGCGCCGCCCCCCGAGCCCCCCTCCTCCGTGAATGCCCCCCTGCCGCCCGAGCCCGGCCCGCCCCCGGCGGAGTCCGCGCCTCCGGAGGTGCCGGGCCCCGTGCCTGCGGAGCCCCCGCCCGGGGAGCCTCCCGAGGCGGCCCTCGAAGCGGAGCCCCCGCCCGGGCCGGTGCGCAAGGAGCCCCGGCCCGCGAAGGTCCTCGCGCCCGAGGACTTGCTGCGCATGGCCAACGCGCACCGGGTCGCGGGCCGGTGGAAGGAAGCGGATGCGCTCTACCAGCGGGTCATCCGGGCGCACCCCGGGGGCATGGCCGCCTACGTGGCGCGTGTGGCCTCCGGCTCGCTTCGGCTGGAGCACCTGGGGGATGCGCGCGGGGCGTTGCGGCAATTCCAGGCGGCGCAGCGGCTGCGGCCCGAGGGCATGCTGAGCCACGAGGCAAGCCACGGCGTGGCGGAGGCCTGGCGGGCGCTGGGAGACCGGGCGCAGGAGGCACAGGCGCTGGAGCAGTTTCTGGCGGGCCACCCGGACTCGCCCCTGGAGGCGGCCGCGCGCAAGCGGCTGCGGGAGCTGACCGGACCATGA
- a CDS encoding DUF7305 domain-containing protein, producing the protein MRAGVWLLVGVLAGACTVRDPVAQVRDGEDASVPGEGEEDGGLPPPPPPEDWATYCQGSGPPVLVNGSGPSVCSGVLAQQAFTHAVCACEGLALSAPLRVDAFHGSQGPYTTGEKAGALGVNGDLTSDNVVDVGGAVSAGGLIRMGFSLSVGDSLHGGGALLGNGTFTVAKDAQVRGNVGVGSLTVGGRLTVPAGNTLTGTLQAAEVLRQPVEVPAPCGCAPTGALDIAGLVAHHAQENHNADIGLAPSALEGFTGSRRLELPCGRFYLDRISGEGGLTLVAQGRTALFVGGRVSLGDQLAVEVQGPGAELDLFIAGDVAVTGPLRLGSGTKLPRMRVYIAGPGTLTVEVDSALTGHLYAPQVLLRLSGNADVFGSVLVRRVEASSTALFHHDLDVLHAADACVSSSTR; encoded by the coding sequence ATGAGGGCAGGCGTGTGGCTGCTGGTGGGCGTCCTGGCCGGTGCCTGCACCGTGAGGGATCCGGTGGCGCAGGTGCGCGACGGCGAGGACGCCTCCGTCCCGGGCGAGGGCGAAGAGGATGGGGGCCTTCCTCCGCCGCCACCCCCCGAGGACTGGGCAACGTATTGCCAGGGCAGCGGGCCGCCGGTGCTGGTGAACGGCAGCGGGCCGTCCGTGTGCAGCGGGGTGCTGGCCCAGCAGGCGTTCACCCATGCCGTGTGTGCTTGCGAGGGGCTGGCGCTGAGCGCGCCCCTGCGGGTGGATGCCTTCCACGGCTCCCAGGGGCCGTACACCACCGGGGAGAAGGCCGGGGCGCTGGGGGTGAACGGGGACCTGACGTCCGACAACGTGGTGGACGTGGGGGGGGCCGTGAGCGCCGGGGGGCTCATCCGGATGGGCTTCTCGCTCTCCGTGGGGGACTCGCTGCACGGCGGCGGCGCACTGCTGGGCAACGGCACCTTCACCGTGGCGAAGGACGCCCAGGTGCGGGGCAACGTGGGGGTGGGCTCGCTGACGGTGGGCGGGCGCCTCACCGTGCCTGCGGGCAACACCCTCACCGGCACCCTCCAGGCCGCCGAGGTGCTGCGGCAGCCCGTGGAGGTGCCGGCGCCCTGCGGCTGCGCGCCCACCGGCGCGCTGGACATCGCGGGGCTCGTGGCCCACCACGCCCAGGAGAACCACAACGCGGACATCGGCCTGGCGCCGTCGGCGCTGGAGGGCTTCACGGGCTCGCGGCGGCTGGAGCTGCCCTGCGGGCGCTTCTACCTCGACCGCATCTCAGGGGAGGGCGGGCTGACGCTGGTCGCCCAGGGGCGCACGGCGCTCTTCGTGGGGGGCAGGGTGAGCCTGGGCGATCAGCTCGCGGTGGAAGTCCAGGGGCCCGGGGCGGAGTTGGACCTCTTCATCGCGGGAGACGTGGCGGTGACAGGGCCGTTGCGCCTGGGCAGCGGAACGAAGCTGCCCCGGATGCGCGTCTACATCGCGGGCCCCGGCACGCTCACGGTGGAGGTGGACAGCGCCCTCACGGGCCATTTGTATGCGCCCCAAGTTCTGTTGCGCCTGAGCGGCAACGCGGATGTGTTCGGCTCGGTGTTGGTGCGCCGCGTCGAAGCCTCCAGCACGGCGCTGTTCCACCATGATCTCGACGTGCTCCACGCGGCGGACGCCTGTGTGTCGTCTTCGACCCGTTGA
- a CDS encoding RNA polymerase sigma factor, protein MNPTDPKSPPPLSIPKTRKGGPEAVDPQLRAVLAGNREAAEALLEELLPRVRNLVRYLVKGDAEAEDFSQEALLAILRGLKSYRGEGTFRSWADRVVARTVFAGLKRERNEGARRNAEGAEQVELVAVPSEDAPLDEYVHRRHMVTLLDYIPAEQRHALVLHHVMELSVPEIAEELGIPFETVRSRLRLGRTALRAMAEKKQEAEEKASR, encoded by the coding sequence GTGAACCCGACTGACCCGAAGTCCCCCCCTCCGCTCTCCATCCCAAAAACGAGAAAGGGGGGCCCGGAGGCCGTGGACCCCCAGCTCCGGGCGGTCCTGGCCGGAAACCGCGAGGCGGCCGAGGCCTTGCTGGAGGAGCTGCTGCCCCGGGTGCGCAACCTGGTGCGGTACCTGGTGAAGGGGGATGCGGAGGCGGAGGATTTTTCCCAGGAGGCGCTGCTCGCCATCTTGCGAGGGCTGAAGTCCTACCGGGGCGAGGGCACGTTCCGCTCCTGGGCGGACCGGGTGGTGGCGCGCACGGTGTTCGCGGGGCTGAAGCGGGAGCGGAATGAGGGGGCGCGGCGCAACGCGGAAGGGGCGGAGCAGGTGGAGCTGGTGGCGGTGCCCTCGGAGGATGCGCCCCTGGACGAGTACGTCCACCGGCGGCACATGGTCACCCTGTTGGATTACATCCCGGCGGAGCAACGCCACGCGCTGGTGCTCCACCACGTGATGGAGTTGAGCGTGCCGGAGATCGCCGAGGAACTGGGAATTCCTTTCGAGACGGTGAGGAGCCGGCTGCGGCTGGGGCGCACCGCCCTCCGGGCGATGGCGGAGAAGAAGCAGGAAGCCGAGGAGAAAGCGTCCCGATGA
- a CDS encoding PD40 domain-containing protein, translating to MNRRPLVAAALLVLLPSAALAQVFVVPRRAERSAVNTFDFEWKHVDILVGPASTGVADAPERTAYPQPPGAPAGPAIDAPATEAPADPLAPPLDPPDETRQTRSDPPSPGGMGAPQASAPDGGTPGSDGGPITVPESPGPMQASVDGGADGGTTLTVEFADGGSADGGPKYATSLGAATGGVRFYFYERERTVAERATPLIEEAYRYLVEQFQYVPTKTFPYILYNSYQEFLQTNVFFVQEGTLGVTSTEDLKLSLPYLGDHQLFEEISTHELAHQFTIQKVRTLADTEKTFGDPLQAIPLWFIEGLAEFYAKRGLDPEAEMLVRDLMVNPDLMKGYAFLDFFSPGPYGYLWIYKVGQTRVAFLEDEYGKGFTQRVLNESPRLVSAGKGSQALKFEELLERLTGDNPKKISARFENWMKRRAFKTYLGSEQAAPALDLLEERTGIVTALNSSPDGKLLLYRTIVPETGESRLYLVDPKAPQSAEKVVSDGQPGAESLHPIFGRNFALSKDTVAYVAEVNGRDVIYVRRYTYTSEQRTQDALERRSAIRTTVKRETSFSVDIDLGDTTAYRVGQHGLLGVASVAFSPDGQSLAFIGINEAGFRDVYVLPLAGGKNAQPVKLTDDQYTERHITWGPSGILYTSDATSHRHFNLFRVQPTPGTPERLTTEDRDEADPVALPDGRIFFVAYRNSSSDLHELMPGGAIIRRSDLTTGVFEPGPGPEGSLWMLFHQSGERRPARLEAPKMLNLPTAGADVPAEPPVPLAARPLDNAQDYRPLAWENIEFGPFLGFAGAGSGGFFGQIFAMATDRLSDHAMLFNLAVYGSFELADGVLLYVNQEKRSTWATGLFQSLRFRLDESFADEDTTFFSGERYFGATGTLRYPLSSFFYLQGDVSAGGASYFIDSYTAFRLNNPSFNGAGRDLYTPWLAANDEMRFQTELTGQVGYNNIRYHYATGPLSGSSALLELTAGAQPFNEQAYSNVRLDLEHYFSVYGRTNLLFRAAGGTTFGGRYARSYYLSSFDTLRGVNFRDEDWLLGRHFAYSTVELQLPLNDLIRIAFLSDLEAVAAVDVGGVGNSSRQLWDRRVLDFVLGTNIALGPLVLRLHFARPVDIGADAGKPDPGWVTNFSIGIAGLNGFFDQRGEARGKPTVMPPPGFIGGPRAGL from the coding sequence GTGAACCGTCGCCCCCTCGTTGCCGCCGCGCTCCTGGTCTTGCTGCCCAGCGCCGCGCTCGCTCAGGTCTTCGTCGTTCCCCGCCGCGCCGAACGCAGCGCCGTCAACACCTTCGACTTCGAGTGGAAGCACGTCGACATCCTCGTGGGCCCCGCCTCCACCGGCGTGGCCGATGCGCCCGAGCGCACGGCCTACCCCCAGCCCCCCGGCGCCCCGGCGGGCCCCGCCATCGACGCCCCCGCCACCGAGGCCCCCGCGGACCCCTTGGCCCCCCCGTTGGATCCGCCGGACGAGACGCGGCAGACGCGCTCGGATCCGCCCTCCCCGGGCGGCATGGGCGCACCCCAGGCCAGCGCGCCGGACGGCGGGACGCCTGGCTCCGATGGGGGGCCCATCACCGTGCCGGAGTCCCCCGGCCCGATGCAGGCCTCCGTGGATGGGGGCGCCGACGGGGGCACCACGCTCACGGTCGAGTTCGCCGACGGCGGCAGCGCCGATGGCGGCCCCAAGTACGCCACCTCCCTGGGAGCGGCCACCGGCGGCGTGCGCTTCTACTTCTACGAGCGCGAGCGCACCGTCGCCGAGCGCGCCACGCCCCTGATTGAAGAGGCCTACCGCTACCTCGTGGAGCAGTTCCAGTACGTGCCCACGAAGACATTCCCCTACATCCTCTACAACTCGTACCAGGAGTTCCTGCAGACCAACGTCTTCTTCGTGCAGGAGGGCACGCTCGGCGTCACCAGCACCGAGGACCTGAAGCTGTCGCTGCCGTACCTGGGGGACCACCAGCTCTTCGAGGAGATCAGCACGCACGAGCTGGCGCACCAGTTCACCATCCAGAAGGTGCGCACCCTGGCGGACACCGAGAAGACGTTCGGGGATCCGCTGCAGGCCATTCCGCTCTGGTTCATCGAGGGCCTGGCCGAGTTCTACGCCAAGCGGGGGTTGGATCCCGAGGCGGAGATGCTCGTGCGGGACTTGATGGTGAACCCCGACCTGATGAAGGGCTATGCCTTCCTGGACTTCTTCTCGCCCGGGCCCTACGGCTACCTGTGGATCTACAAGGTGGGCCAGACGCGCGTGGCCTTCCTGGAGGATGAGTACGGCAAGGGCTTCACCCAGCGGGTGCTCAACGAGTCCCCGCGGCTCGTCTCCGCGGGCAAGGGCTCGCAGGCCCTGAAGTTCGAGGAGCTGCTGGAGCGGCTCACCGGCGACAACCCGAAGAAGATCTCCGCCCGCTTCGAGAACTGGATGAAGCGGCGCGCCTTCAAGACGTACCTCGGCTCCGAGCAGGCCGCGCCCGCGCTGGACTTGCTGGAGGAGCGCACCGGCATCGTCACCGCGCTCAACAGCTCCCCGGATGGAAAGCTCCTGCTCTACCGCACCATCGTGCCGGAGACGGGCGAGAGCCGGCTGTACCTGGTGGACCCCAAGGCCCCCCAGAGCGCCGAGAAGGTGGTGAGCGACGGGCAGCCGGGGGCCGAGTCGCTCCACCCCATCTTCGGGCGCAACTTCGCCCTGTCGAAGGACACCGTGGCCTACGTGGCGGAGGTGAACGGGCGCGACGTCATCTACGTGCGGCGCTACACGTACACCTCCGAGCAGCGCACCCAGGATGCGCTGGAGCGCCGCAGCGCCATCCGCACCACCGTCAAGCGCGAGACGAGCTTCTCGGTGGACATCGACCTGGGGGACACCACCGCCTACCGCGTGGGCCAGCATGGGCTGCTGGGCGTGGCCTCGGTGGCCTTCTCCCCGGATGGCCAGTCCCTGGCCTTCATCGGCATCAACGAGGCGGGCTTCCGGGACGTGTACGTGCTCCCGCTCGCCGGGGGCAAGAACGCCCAGCCCGTGAAGCTCACGGATGACCAGTACACCGAGCGGCACATCACCTGGGGCCCCAGCGGCATCCTCTACACCTCGGATGCCACCTCCCACCGCCACTTCAACCTCTTCCGCGTGCAGCCCACCCCGGGCACTCCCGAGCGCCTCACCACCGAGGACCGCGACGAGGCGGACCCCGTGGCCCTGCCGGATGGCCGCATCTTCTTCGTGGCCTACCGCAACAGCAGCTCGGACCTGCACGAGCTGATGCCCGGGGGCGCCATCATCCGGCGCTCGGACCTCACCACCGGCGTCTTCGAGCCGGGCCCCGGCCCGGAGGGCAGCCTGTGGATGCTCTTCCACCAGTCCGGGGAGCGGCGGCCCGCGCGGCTCGAGGCCCCCAAGATGCTGAACCTGCCCACCGCGGGCGCGGATGTGCCGGCCGAGCCGCCGGTGCCGCTCGCCGCCCGGCCCCTGGACAACGCCCAGGACTACCGGCCCCTGGCCTGGGAGAACATCGAGTTCGGCCCCTTCCTCGGCTTCGCGGGGGCCGGCAGCGGCGGGTTCTTCGGGCAAATCTTCGCCATGGCGACCGACCGGCTGAGCGACCACGCCATGCTCTTCAACCTGGCCGTCTACGGCTCGTTCGAGCTGGCCGATGGCGTGCTGCTCTACGTGAACCAGGAGAAGCGCTCCACCTGGGCCACGGGCCTCTTCCAGTCCCTGCGCTTCCGGCTCGACGAGAGCTTCGCGGACGAGGACACCACCTTCTTCTCCGGCGAGCGCTACTTCGGCGCGACGGGCACCCTGCGCTACCCGCTCAGCAGCTTCTTCTACCTCCAGGGAGACGTGTCGGCCGGTGGCGCCTCGTACTTCATCGACTCGTACACCGCCTTCCGCCTGAACAACCCGTCGTTCAACGGCGCGGGCCGGGACCTGTACACCCCCTGGCTGGCCGCCAACGACGAGATGCGCTTCCAGACGGAGCTGACCGGCCAGGTAGGCTACAACAACATCCGCTACCACTACGCCACCGGGCCGCTCTCGGGCTCCTCCGCGCTGCTGGAGCTCACCGCGGGCGCGCAGCCCTTCAACGAGCAGGCCTACAGCAACGTGCGGCTGGACCTGGAGCACTACTTCTCCGTGTATGGCCGCACCAACCTCCTGTTCCGCGCCGCGGGCGGCACCACGTTCGGCGGCCGCTACGCGCGCTCCTACTACCTCTCCAGCTTCGACACGCTGCGCGGGGTGAACTTCCGCGACGAGGACTGGCTGCTCGGGCGGCACTTCGCCTACTCCACGGTGGAGCTGCAGCTGCCGCTCAATGATCTCATCCGCATCGCCTTCCTCAGCGACCTGGAGGCCGTGGCGGCCGTGGACGTGGGCGGCGTGGGCAACTCGTCCCGGCAGCTCTGGGACCGGCGCGTGCTGGACTTCGTGCTGGGCACCAACATCGCCCTGGGGCCGCTCGTGCTCCGGCTGCACTTCGCCCGCCCCGTGGACATCGGCGCGGACGCGGGCAAGCCGGACCCCGGCTGGGTGACCAACTTCTCCATCGGCATCGCCGGGCTCAACGGCTTCTTCGATCAGCGGGGCGAGGCCCGCGGCAAGCCCACCGTCATGCCCCCGCCGGGCTTCATCGGAGGCCCCCGCGCGGGGCTCTGA